One window of the Vannielia litorea genome contains the following:
- a CDS encoding c-type cytochrome, with amino-acid sequence MRTPITALALAALLAGPALAESHEAEAGAETEAMAEMAAPTGDAAAGEETFAKRCVTCHVVQDADGNTLAGKASKTGPNLYNVAGHTAGAVEGFRYSKDLEAAGAESGLVWTEEHFVAYVQDPRGFLREFTGDSKAKSKMSFRLKGEEDAANVYAYLVSLNSM; translated from the coding sequence ATGAGAACACCCATCACAGCCCTCGCCCTCGCCGCCCTGCTGGCTGGCCCGGCGCTGGCCGAGAGCCATGAAGCCGAGGCCGGGGCCGAAACCGAAGCCATGGCCGAAATGGCCGCCCCCACCGGCGATGCCGCCGCGGGCGAAGAGACCTTTGCCAAGCGCTGCGTCACCTGCCACGTGGTGCAGGATGCCGACGGCAACACCCTTGCCGGCAAGGCCTCCAAGACCGGGCCGAACCTCTACAACGTCGCTGGCCACACCGCCGGCGCGGTCGAGGGCTTCCGTTACTCCAAGGATCTCGAGGCCGCCGGCGCCGAGAGCGGGCTGGTCTGGACCGAGGAGCACTTCGTCGCCTACGTGCAGGACCCGCGCGGCTTCCTGCGGGAGTTCACCGGCGACAGCAAGGCGAAGTCCAAAATGTCCTTCCGCCTGAAGGGCGAGGAAGACGCCGCCAACGTCTATGCCTACCTCGTCAGCCTGAACAGCATGTAA
- the idi gene encoding isopentenyl-diphosphate Delta-isomerase, which produces MRNGADHTTKVESGMIPAWVDGRLLPVEKLAAHRDGLRHRAVSVFVFEGPKLLIQQRAAGKYHTAGLWANTCCTHPHWGEADEACAVRRLGEELGLSGVALEPVGEVEYRADVGGGMVEHEVVAMFRGEASAPELAPAPDEVQATRWVTLADLAGEITEAPERFTPWLRIYMAEHRGMFDR; this is translated from the coding sequence ATGCGCAACGGGGCCGACCACACGACCAAGGTAGAAAGCGGGATGATCCCGGCCTGGGTCGATGGGCGGCTGCTGCCGGTGGAGAAGCTGGCCGCGCATCGTGACGGGCTACGGCACCGGGCGGTTTCGGTCTTTGTATTCGAAGGGCCGAAGCTGCTGATCCAGCAGCGGGCGGCGGGCAAATATCACACGGCGGGGCTCTGGGCGAACACCTGTTGCACCCATCCGCATTGGGGCGAGGCCGATGAGGCCTGCGCCGTGCGGCGGCTGGGCGAGGAGCTGGGCCTGAGTGGCGTGGCGCTGGAGCCGGTGGGCGAGGTGGAATACCGCGCCGATGTGGGCGGCGGCATGGTGGAGCACGAGGTGGTGGCGATGTTTCGCGGCGAGGCCTCTGCGCCGGAGCTGGCCCCCGCCCCGGATGAGGTGCAGGCCACGCGCTGGGTGACGCTAGCCGACCTAGCGGGGGAGATTACCGAGGCGCCGGAGCGGTTTACGCCGTGGCTGCGGATCTACATGGCCGAGCATCGCGGCATGTTCGACCGCTAG
- a CDS encoding TetR/AcrR family transcriptional regulator: MNAPMGEIKRGRKFDQVLEGARKIFLADGFEGASVDLIAKEAGVSKATLYSYFPDKGLLFMEVATCECQRQAEAAVTEIDPSRPVRDVLRLVAERMQGFMLSDLGKGMFRICVAESGRFPELGQEFYKYGPRFVRDSIVPFLQNAQERGELAGIEDFELSAYQFMELCKAEVWVKCLMGLEDEFTEEKRKKVIDSAIDMFMARYGA; the protein is encoded by the coding sequence ATGAACGCACCCATGGGTGAAATCAAACGTGGCCGAAAGTTCGATCAGGTGCTCGAAGGCGCCCGCAAGATCTTTCTGGCCGATGGGTTCGAAGGCGCGAGCGTCGACCTGATCGCCAAAGAAGCTGGCGTATCCAAGGCCACGCTCTACAGCTACTTCCCCGACAAGGGCCTCCTCTTCATGGAGGTCGCCACCTGCGAATGTCAGCGTCAAGCCGAAGCCGCGGTCACCGAGATCGACCCGAGCCGCCCGGTTCGCGACGTGCTGCGCCTCGTGGCCGAGCGGATGCAGGGCTTCATGCTCTCCGATCTCGGCAAGGGCATGTTCCGCATCTGCGTCGCCGAAAGCGGCCGCTTCCCGGAGCTGGGCCAGGAGTTCTACAAATACGGTCCCCGCTTCGTCCGCGACAGCATCGTGCCATTCCTGCAAAATGCGCAGGAGCGTGGTGAACTGGCCGGGATCGAGGATTTCGAACTGTCCGCCTACCAGTTCATGGAGCTGTGCAAGGCCGAGGTCTGGGTCAAATGCCTGATGGGCCTTGAGGACGAGTTCACCGAAGAGAAGCGCAAGAAGGTGATCGACAGCGCCATTGACATGTTCATGGCCCGTTACGGCGCCTGA
- the fghA gene encoding S-formylglutathione hydrolase has protein sequence METVAENRAFGGVQGVYTHASEACACDMTFGLFLPEEAKDGPVPVLWYLSGLTCTHENAMTKAGAQGWAAEQGIALVFPDTSPRGDDVADDEAYDLGKGAGFYVNATQDPWAKHFRMWDYVAEELPALIGENFAVDMARQSITGHSMGGHGALTLAMGLPGRFASVSAFAPICHPSQSDWGRKQLGAYLGSDESTWAPHDAAPLMKHKGFDGPVLVDTGTDDQFGDLLKTDTLALAMAERRQEGALRMQKGYDHSYFLVSSFMEEHVSFHAEALWAR, from the coding sequence ATGGAAACGGTTGCGGAAAACAGGGCATTTGGCGGGGTTCAGGGGGTTTATACCCATGCGTCGGAGGCCTGCGCCTGTGATATGACCTTCGGGCTGTTCCTGCCCGAAGAGGCGAAGGACGGGCCGGTGCCGGTGCTGTGGTATCTCAGCGGGCTGACCTGCACCCATGAGAACGCGATGACCAAGGCGGGCGCGCAGGGCTGGGCCGCCGAGCAGGGGATTGCGCTGGTTTTCCCCGACACCTCGCCGCGCGGTGACGACGTGGCGGATGATGAGGCCTATGATCTTGGCAAGGGCGCGGGGTTTTACGTGAACGCCACGCAGGACCCTTGGGCGAAGCACTTCAGGATGTGGGACTACGTGGCCGAGGAACTGCCCGCGCTGATCGGAGAGAATTTTGCGGTGGACATGGCGCGGCAGTCGATCACCGGGCACTCGATGGGCGGGCATGGTGCGCTGACGCTGGCCATGGGGCTGCCGGGGCGGTTTGCGAGCGTGTCGGCCTTTGCCCCGATTTGCCACCCGAGCCAGAGCGACTGGGGCCGCAAGCAGCTTGGTGCCTATCTTGGCTCGGACGAGAGCACCTGGGCACCGCATGACGCCGCACCGCTGATGAAGCACAAGGGCTTTGACGGGCCGGTGCTGGTGGACACCGGCACCGATGATCAGTTTGGCGACCTGCTGAAGACAGACACCCTTGCGCTTGCGATGGCCGAGCGCCGGCAGGAGGGCGCGCTGAGAATGCAGAAGGGGTATGACCATTCGTACTTCCTTGTCTCCAGCTTCATGGAGGAGCATGTGAGCTTCCATGCCGAGGCGCTGTGGGCCCGATGA
- a CDS encoding YaiI/YqxD family protein translates to MTIWVDGDACPVKAEVERVATRAGATVKIVCNGGLRPSANPLVEVVYVSEGLDVADDFIAENAGAGDVVVTADIPLAARCVEAGALVVKPDGERLTARNIGSVLATRDLMTGLREANPLNQGGGAKPFSKADRSRFMDGLERALRAAG, encoded by the coding sequence ATGACGATCTGGGTGGATGGAGACGCCTGCCCGGTGAAGGCCGAGGTGGAGCGGGTGGCCACGCGCGCCGGGGCGACGGTGAAAATCGTCTGCAACGGCGGGCTGCGGCCCTCGGCCAACCCGCTGGTTGAGGTTGTCTATGTGTCCGAAGGGCTGGACGTGGCCGATGACTTCATCGCCGAGAACGCCGGGGCGGGGGATGTGGTGGTGACCGCCGACATCCCGCTCGCGGCCCGCTGCGTGGAGGCCGGGGCGCTGGTGGTGAAGCCCGATGGCGAGCGGCTGACGGCGCGCAACATCGGCTCGGTGCTGGCGACGCGCGACCTGATGACCGGGCTGCGTGAGGCCAACCCGCTGAACCAGGGCGGCGGGGCGAAGCCGTTTTCGAAGGCGGATCGCTCGCGGTTTATGGATGGGTTGGAGCGGGCGCTGAGGGCGGCTGGATAG
- a CDS encoding error-prone DNA polymerase, whose product MFAELSATSNFTFLTGASHPEELMERAGLMGVGALAIADENSVAGIVRAHQRGREIARAVAARRAALEADGPIGPLCPEGFARAPSLDVDCVPRLLPGARIVLSCGFQVTVLPRDRAGWGRLCRLLSLGRLRAEKGACVLHVGDLVEWGAGLEMLVHPVGDWQAVTRRLLKRFGAAVSLCAAPRYDGRDAGRIARLAEFAERLGVPLVASARPLMHHGGRRRMADVLTAIRQGCRVDELGRAALANGEQRLRSEAEMLRLFAGHEAAVARAGEVAERCTFSLDELRYEYPSEVTGGETAGERLARLARAGLRWRYPSGAPGKVRAMLEHELELIGKLGYEPYFLTVHDVVDFARSRGILCQGRGSAANSVVCFCLGVTSVSPEIGTMVFERFVSEARDEPPDIDVDFEHERREEVIQHIYERYGRHRAGLCATVIHYRGKRATREVGRAMGLSDDTLSAMSSQIWGWGSVSGQMMDSRLREIGLDPADKRLALTLSLIEEIQGFPRHLSQHVGGFIITEGRLDELVPVENATMEDRTVIPWDKDDIDTLGILKVDVLALGMLSCIRKAFDLLAEHHGQRFDLATLPPEDPRVYDMLCKADSLGVFQVESRAQMNFLPRMRPRCFYDLVIEVAIIRPGPIQGDMVHPFLRRRNGEEKVEFPSDALGEVLAKTLGVPLFQEQAMQIAIIGAGFSPDEADQLRRALATFKKLGRVSDFEGRFMKGMLKNGYDADFAARCFSQIEGFGSYGFPESHAASFALLVYASAWLKRHHPGVFACALLNSQPMGFYAPAQIVRDAREHGVEVRPPDINESFWDNTMEPDGEGGLALRLGFRQIRAMREEEARWICAARGNGYRDVAAVWRRAGVAPHLMEALAEADVFAALGLNRREALWEAKALRGDAPLPLFAGALEGEGIAEAAAVLPQMSLGEEMVEDYVAMRLSLRAHPMALLRPRLTPDEGTPVAGIGAATAGSARTATYLSPPVDDQGQGGRGFVWVREEGWQADPETGEMKCRTAVV is encoded by the coding sequence GTGTTTGCCGAACTGTCTGCCACATCGAACTTCACCTTTCTCACCGGGGCGTCGCACCCCGAGGAGTTGATGGAGCGTGCCGGGCTGATGGGCGTGGGCGCGCTGGCGATTGCCGATGAGAACTCGGTGGCGGGCATCGTGCGGGCGCATCAGCGGGGGCGGGAGATTGCCCGCGCGGTGGCGGCGCGGCGGGCGGCTTTGGAGGCCGATGGGCCGATTGGCCCGCTGTGCCCGGAGGGGTTTGCGCGCGCGCCCTCGCTGGATGTGGACTGTGTGCCGCGGCTTTTGCCCGGCGCGCGGATCGTGCTGAGCTGCGGGTTTCAGGTGACGGTTCTGCCGCGCGACCGGGCGGGGTGGGGGCGGCTGTGCAGGCTGCTCTCGCTGGGGCGGCTCAGGGCGGAGAAGGGGGCCTGCGTGCTCCATGTTGGTGACCTCGTGGAGTGGGGCGCGGGGCTGGAGATGCTGGTGCACCCGGTAGGTGACTGGCAGGCGGTGACGCGGCGCTTGCTGAAGCGGTTCGGCGCGGCGGTGAGCCTTTGTGCCGCGCCCCGTTATGACGGGCGCGATGCGGGGCGGATTGCGCGGCTGGCGGAGTTTGCGGAGCGGCTGGGGGTGCCGCTGGTGGCCTCGGCCCGCCCCCTCATGCACCACGGCGGGCGGCGGCGGATGGCGGATGTGCTCACCGCGATCCGGCAGGGCTGCCGGGTGGACGAGCTGGGCCGCGCCGCGCTGGCCAACGGCGAGCAGCGGCTCAGGAGCGAGGCGGAGATGCTACGGCTCTTTGCCGGCCATGAGGCGGCGGTGGCGCGGGCGGGCGAGGTGGCGGAGCGCTGCACATTCTCGCTCGACGAACTGCGCTATGAATACCCCTCGGAGGTGACCGGCGGCGAGACGGCGGGCGAGCGGCTGGCCCGGCTGGCGCGGGCAGGGCTGCGCTGGCGCTACCCCTCGGGCGCGCCGGGCAAAGTGCGGGCCATGCTGGAGCATGAGTTGGAGCTAATCGGCAAGCTGGGCTACGAGCCCTACTTTCTGACCGTGCATGACGTGGTGGATTTTGCCCGCTCGCGCGGGATCCTCTGCCAGGGGCGCGGCTCGGCGGCCAACTCGGTGGTGTGCTTCTGCCTCGGGGTGACTTCCGTCAGCCCCGAGATCGGGACGATGGTGTTTGAGCGGTTCGTCAGCGAGGCGCGGGACGAGCCGCCGGATATCGACGTGGATTTCGAGCATGAGCGGCGCGAGGAGGTGATCCAGCATATTTACGAGCGCTACGGGCGGCACCGCGCCGGGCTGTGCGCCACGGTGATCCACTATCGCGGCAAGCGGGCCACGCGGGAGGTGGGCCGGGCGATGGGGCTCTCGGACGATACGCTCTCGGCGATGTCTTCGCAGATCTGGGGCTGGGGCTCCGTCTCTGGGCAGATGATGGACTCGCGGCTGCGCGAGATCGGGCTGGACCCCGCCGACAAGCGGCTGGCGCTGACGCTGAGCCTGATCGAGGAGATACAGGGCTTTCCGCGGCATCTGAGCCAGCATGTGGGCGGGTTCATCATCACCGAAGGGCGGCTGGATGAGCTGGTGCCGGTGGAGAACGCGACGATGGAAGACCGCACGGTGATCCCGTGGGACAAGGACGATATCGACACGCTGGGGATCCTGAAGGTGGATGTGCTGGCGCTGGGGATGCTCTCGTGTATTCGCAAGGCGTTTGACCTGCTGGCGGAGCATCATGGCCAGCGGTTCGACCTTGCCACGCTGCCGCCGGAGGACCCGAGGGTGTATGACATGCTCTGCAAGGCGGACAGCCTTGGCGTGTTTCAGGTGGAGAGCCGGGCGCAGATGAACTTTCTGCCCCGGATGCGGCCCCGGTGCTTTTATGACCTCGTGATCGAGGTGGCGATCATCCGGCCCGGGCCGATTCAGGGCGATATGGTGCACCCGTTCCTGCGGCGGCGAAACGGGGAGGAGAAGGTGGAGTTTCCCTCCGACGCGCTGGGCGAGGTGCTGGCCAAGACGCTGGGGGTGCCGCTGTTTCAGGAACAGGCAATGCAGATCGCGATCATCGGCGCGGGGTTTTCGCCTGATGAGGCCGACCAACTGCGCCGGGCGCTGGCGACCTTCAAGAAGCTTGGGCGGGTGAGCGACTTCGAGGGGCGGTTCATGAAGGGGATGCTGAAGAACGGCTATGACGCCGATTTCGCCGCCCGCTGCTTCAGCCAGATCGAGGGCTTCGGCTCCTATGGCTTTCCCGAGAGCCACGCGGCGAGCTTTGCGCTGCTGGTCTATGCCAGCGCATGGCTGAAGCGGCACCACCCCGGGGTGTTTGCCTGCGCCCTGCTCAACAGCCAGCCGATGGGGTTTTACGCCCCTGCGCAGATCGTGCGGGATGCGCGCGAGCACGGGGTCGAGGTGCGGCCACCCGATATCAACGAGAGCTTCTGGGACAACACGATGGAGCCCGATGGCGAGGGCGGCTTGGCGCTGCGGCTGGGGTTCCGGCAGATCAGGGCGATGCGCGAGGAAGAGGCGCGGTGGATCTGCGCGGCGCGGGGCAACGGCTACCGCGACGTGGCGGCGGTCTGGCGGCGGGCGGGGGTGGCGCCGCATCTGATGGAGGCGCTGGCGGAGGCGGATGTGTTCGCCGCGCTGGGGCTGAACCGGCGCGAGGCGCTCTGGGAGGCCAAGGCGCTGCGGGGCGACGCGCCGCTGCCGCTGTTCGCGGGTGCGCTGGAGGGCGAGGGGATTGCCGAGGCGGCGGCGGTGCTGCCGCAGATGAGCCTCGGGGAGGAAATGGTGGAGGATTACGTGGCGATGCGCCTGAGCCTCAGGGCGCATCCGATGGCGCTGCTGCGGCCACGGCTCACCCCGGACGAGGGCACGCCGGTGGCAGGCATCGGGGCCGCCACGGCAGGCAGTGCCCGCACCGCTACCTATCTGTCCCCGCCAGTGGACGACCAGGGCCAGGGCGGGCGCGGCTTTGTCTGGGTGCGCGAAGAGGGGTGGCAGGCCGATCCCGAGACCGGCGAGATGAAATGCCGAACCGCCGTGGTGTGA
- a CDS encoding RraA family protein has product MIEEPPILRIRRKFPRPTATQLAAFKGMPTGFICDAMNGKGSMATPIAPLDLGQPAICGPALVAQNGPEEILATIAALNLIEAGDVVISSVDGWQGGSCAGDQISGMMKNAGAAGFVTDGPMRDREGVLATGLPCWCTGLNPNSPYGKGPGAVGYGAVVGGVQVESGDIIVADENGVVVVPFARIDEVAGKLAEVKAAEDALEAEVKAGKKTILDLEEMAAEGKVVFDD; this is encoded by the coding sequence ATGATCGAAGAACCCCCCATCCTGCGCATCCGCCGCAAGTTCCCGCGCCCGACCGCCACACAACTCGCGGCCTTCAAGGGCATGCCCACCGGCTTCATCTGCGACGCGATGAACGGCAAAGGCTCCATGGCCACGCCGATCGCGCCCCTCGACCTCGGCCAGCCCGCCATCTGCGGCCCGGCGCTGGTGGCGCAGAACGGGCCGGAGGAAATTCTGGCCACCATCGCCGCGCTGAACCTGATCGAAGCGGGCGACGTGGTCATCTCCTCGGTCGACGGCTGGCAGGGCGGCTCCTGCGCCGGCGATCAGATCTCGGGGATGATGAAAAACGCGGGCGCCGCAGGCTTCGTCACCGACGGCCCGATGCGCGACCGTGAGGGCGTGCTCGCCACCGGCCTGCCCTGCTGGTGCACCGGCCTCAACCCCAACTCGCCCTACGGCAAAGGCCCGGGCGCGGTTGGCTACGGTGCCGTGGTCGGCGGCGTGCAGGTGGAAAGCGGTGACATCATCGTGGCCGACGAGAACGGCGTGGTGGTGGTGCCTTTCGCCCGGATCGACGAGGTCGCCGGCAAGCTGGCCGAGGTGAAAGCCGCCGAGGATGCGTTGGAGGCCGAGGTGAAAGCCGGCAAGAAGACAATCCTCGACCTTGAGGAGATGGCCGCCGAGGGCAAAGTCGTCTTCGACGATTGA
- a CDS encoding AzlD domain-containing protein produces the protein MISDAAFWTLTAALGVGTFLIRFSFLGLLGGRQLPDWALLHLKYVGAAVFPALITPLLLWPDATGGQTDPIRLLAAAAAFAAGIRFGVVPAIVAGMGSLYLLQFITGA, from the coding sequence ATGATCTCCGATGCTGCCTTCTGGACCCTCACCGCCGCCCTCGGCGTGGGCACTTTCCTGATCCGCTTCTCCTTCCTCGGCCTCCTCGGCGGGCGGCAACTCCCCGACTGGGCGCTGCTGCACCTCAAATACGTCGGCGCCGCCGTCTTTCCTGCCCTCATCACCCCCTTGCTGCTCTGGCCCGATGCCACCGGCGGCCAGACCGACCCCATCCGCCTTCTCGCCGCCGCCGCCGCCTTCGCCGCAGGCATCCGCTTCGGCGTGGTGCCCGCCATCGTGGCCGGGATGGGCAGCCTCTACCTTCTGCAATTCATCACCGGAGCCTGA
- a CDS encoding AzlC family ABC transporter permease encodes MSPTRAFWRGYLDCAPFILIVVPYSMMFGVVARDAGLDVLQTFAMSAIVIAGASQFTALALLQDQAPVFIALLAALAVNLRMAMYSAALVPHIGHAPLGLRALAAYLMVDQAFAVAVRTYEERPDMPKPAKLAYYFGCMALICPFWYGSTLAGALLREAIPASWSLDFAVPVCFIALVAPLLRSAPHLVAAFAACAGSIAFAGLPWSLGIFTAALLGIVAGAQTELALKRRQTA; translated from the coding sequence ATGAGCCCAACCCGAGCCTTCTGGCGCGGCTACCTCGACTGCGCCCCCTTCATCCTCATCGTGGTGCCTTACTCGATGATGTTCGGGGTGGTCGCCCGCGATGCCGGGCTGGACGTGCTGCAAACCTTTGCCATGTCCGCCATCGTCATCGCCGGGGCCTCCCAGTTCACCGCGCTGGCGCTGTTGCAGGATCAAGCCCCGGTGTTCATCGCCCTGCTGGCGGCCCTCGCGGTCAACCTGCGCATGGCGATGTATTCCGCCGCCCTCGTCCCCCACATCGGCCACGCACCCCTCGGGCTGCGCGCGCTGGCGGCCTACCTGATGGTCGACCAAGCCTTCGCCGTGGCGGTGCGCACCTATGAGGAACGACCAGACATGCCGAAGCCCGCCAAACTGGCCTATTACTTCGGCTGCATGGCCCTGATCTGCCCCTTCTGGTACGGCTCCACGCTGGCTGGCGCCCTGCTGCGGGAGGCGATCCCGGCAAGCTGGTCGCTCGATTTCGCCGTGCCGGTCTGCTTCATCGCCCTCGTCGCGCCGCTGCTGCGCTCCGCGCCCCACCTCGTCGCCGCCTTCGCCGCCTGCGCAGGCTCCATCGCCTTCGCAGGCCTGCCGTGGTCCCTCGGCATCTTCACCGCAGCGCTGCTCGGCATTGTCGCAGGCGCGCAAACCGAACTGGCGCTGAAACGGAGGCAAACCGCATGA
- a CDS encoding IlvD/Edd family dehydratase — protein sequence MSDTRANKRFRSQEWFDNPNNPGMTALYVERYQNQAFTREEIQGGRPVIGIAQSGSDLAPCNKIHVFLMDRIKAGIRDGGGIPMEFPVHPIQETGKRPTAALDRNLTYLGLVEVLHGYPIDGVVLTTGCDKTTPAMLMGAATMDIPAIALNGGPMLDGWWKGERAGSGTIIWESRRLLAEGKIDYDEFMGRVCASAPSLGHCNTMGTASTMNAMAEALGMSLTGNSAIPAPFRERMNMAYETGKRIVQMVLDDLKPSDILTREAFENAIVVCTAIGGSTNAPPHLQAVARHAGVELDVKDWETVGFDAPLLVNMQPAGEYLGESFFRAGGVPAVMGELMKAGRIHEGAMTATGNTMGVNLAGVESVDTDVIKTCAAPMREHAGFKVLSGNLFDSALMKTSVISADFKKRFLSEPGAEGVHEARAVVFEGPEDYHDRINDESLGIDEHSILFIRGVGCVGYPGSAEVVNMQPPDALIKQGINHLPTVGDGRQSGTSESPSILNASPEAVVGGGLALLETGDRVRLDLNASRMDALVDDAEWAARREAWSPPKLEHQTPWQEIYRTHVGQLAQGGCLELATAYQRVREQLPRDNH from the coding sequence ATGAGCGATACGCGAGCCAACAAGCGATTCCGCAGCCAGGAATGGTTCGACAACCCCAACAACCCGGGGATGACCGCGCTTTACGTGGAGCGCTACCAGAATCAGGCGTTCACGCGGGAAGAGATTCAGGGCGGGCGCCCGGTGATCGGGATTGCCCAGAGCGGCTCCGATCTGGCGCCTTGCAACAAGATCCACGTGTTCCTGATGGACCGGATCAAGGCGGGCATCCGCGATGGTGGCGGCATTCCGATGGAATTTCCCGTCCACCCGATTCAGGAAACAGGCAAACGGCCCACCGCCGCGCTGGACCGGAACCTGACTTACCTCGGCCTTGTCGAGGTGCTGCACGGCTACCCGATCGACGGGGTGGTGCTGACCACCGGCTGCGACAAGACCACGCCCGCGATGCTGATGGGCGCGGCGACGATGGACATTCCGGCCATCGCCCTCAACGGCGGGCCGATGCTGGATGGCTGGTGGAAGGGCGAGCGCGCAGGCTCGGGCACGATCATCTGGGAATCGCGCCGCCTGCTGGCCGAGGGCAAGATCGACTATGACGAGTTCATGGGCCGGGTCTGTGCCTCTGCGCCCTCGCTGGGCCACTGCAACACGATGGGCACGGCCAGCACGATGAACGCGATGGCCGAGGCGCTGGGCATGAGCCTGACCGGCAACAGCGCCATCCCCGCGCCATTCCGCGAGCGGATGAACATGGCCTACGAGACCGGCAAGCGCATCGTGCAGATGGTGCTGGACGATCTGAAGCCCTCCGACATTCTGACCCGCGAGGCCTTTGAGAATGCCATCGTGGTCTGCACCGCGATTGGCGGCTCCACCAATGCGCCGCCGCATCTGCAGGCCGTGGCCCGGCATGCCGGTGTGGAACTGGACGTGAAGGATTGGGAGACGGTCGGCTTTGACGCGCCGCTGCTCGTGAACATGCAGCCTGCCGGGGAATACCTTGGCGAGAGCTTCTTCCGCGCGGGCGGGGTGCCTGCGGTGATGGGCGAGCTGATGAAGGCCGGGCGCATCCACGAGGGGGCTATGACTGCGACGGGCAACACCATGGGGGTGAACCTTGCGGGGGTCGAAAGCGTCGATACCGATGTGATCAAGACCTGCGCGGCGCCGATGCGGGAGCATGCGGGCTTCAAGGTGCTGAGCGGCAACCTCTTCGACTCGGCGCTGATGAAGACCTCGGTGATCTCGGCGGACTTCAAGAAGCGGTTCCTCAGCGAGCCGGGGGCCGAGGGCGTGCATGAGGCCCGGGCTGTCGTGTTCGAGGGACCGGAAGATTACCACGACCGGATCAACGACGAGAGCCTCGGGATCGACGAACATTCGATCCTGTTCATCCGCGGCGTGGGCTGCGTGGGCTACCCCGGCTCGGCGGAAGTGGTGAACATGCAGCCGCCGGATGCGCTCATCAAGCAGGGGATCAACCACCTGCCGACGGTGGGGGACGGGCGGCAGAGCGGTACGTCCGAGAGCCCGTCGATCCTGAACGCCTCGCCCGAGGCGGTGGTGGGCGGGGGCCTTGCGCTGCTGGAGACCGGCGACAGGGTGCGGCTCGATCTGAACGCATCGCGCATGGATGCGCTGGTGGATGACGCCGAATGGGCGGCCCGGCGCGAAGCGTGGAGCCCGCCGAAGCTGGAGCATCAGACACCGTGGCAAGAGATTTACCGGACCCATGTGGGCCAGTTGGCGCAGGGCGGCTGCCTTGAGCTGGCGACGGCCTATCAGCGGGTGCGGGAGCAATTGCCGCGCGACAACCATTAG
- a CDS encoding SDR family oxidoreductase, protein MAKSIIITGGGSGVGRSTAEAFFEAGWKVGLIGRRREALEETANGREALVLPCDVTDEAAVEGAFAEAAKAWGRVDAVFNNAGVSLGGAPIDEIDVADWRNLIDINVTGSFIVARAAFGVMRRQEPQGGRIINNGSVSAYVPRWGSAPYTASKHAVTGLTRSISLDGRPFNIACGQIDIGNALTPMAAKMQKGVPQADGSIAVEPVMDVSHVGSSVLYMADLPLEANVQFMTVMATNMPYIGRG, encoded by the coding sequence ATGGCGAAGAGCATTATCATCACCGGCGGCGGCTCGGGTGTGGGCCGGTCGACGGCGGAGGCCTTCTTTGAGGCAGGCTGGAAGGTTGGCCTGATCGGGCGGCGGCGCGAGGCGCTGGAAGAAACGGCGAACGGGCGCGAGGCGCTGGTGCTGCCCTGCGACGTGACCGACGAGGCCGCCGTGGAGGGCGCCTTTGCCGAGGCGGCGAAGGCCTGGGGCCGGGTGGATGCGGTGTTCAACAACGCCGGCGTTTCGCTGGGTGGCGCCCCGATCGACGAGATCGACGTGGCCGACTGGCGCAACCTGATCGACATCAATGTGACCGGCAGCTTCATCGTCGCCCGCGCCGCCTTTGGCGTGATGCGGCGGCAGGAGCCGCAGGGCGGGCGGATCATCAACAACGGCTCGGTCAGCGCCTATGTGCCGCGCTGGGGTTCGGCGCCCTACACGGCGAGCAAACATGCGGTGACGGGGCTGACGCGGAGCATTTCGCTCGACGGGCGGCCCTTCAACATCGCCTGCGGGCAGATCGACATCGGCAACGCGCTGACGCCGATGGCCGCGAAGATGCAGAAGGGCGTGCCGCAGGCCGATGGCTCGATCGCGGTGGAGCCGGTGATGGACGTGAGCCACGTGGGGAGCTCGGTGCTCTACATGGCCGATCTGCCGCTGGAGGCCAACGTGCAGTTCATGACGGTGATGGCGACCAACATGCCCTACATCGGGCGCGGCTGA